In Synechococcus sp. Nb3U1, one DNA window encodes the following:
- a CDS encoding glycosyltransferase family 2 protein: MPLISVIIPAFNAAPTLETTLRSVMNQNFVDIEILVIDDGSDDETVAIAQRLAKEDSRIYVFSYPNGGVSASRNRGICHAQGEYLSFIDADDLWTSNKLAAQYEALQIHKKAAVAYSWTDNIDAEGNLVQEGIRTQAAGYILPELLQINLLQNGSNPLIRRFAFETVGGFDESLLNADDWDMWLRLAQHYEFVLVAEPQVLYRRSETSKSAKVLRMEQHARRVIDKAFAQAPKQLQSLKVKSLANLYKYLAYKALQGVPSALDRQRVLSALRFLFTSYYYQPVLLKKWKPLVKMTLRSLVCLSFPPNHAEKIIAHFIPSHMPF; the protein is encoded by the coding sequence ATGCCTTTAATTTCTGTCATCATTCCAGCTTTTAATGCAGCCCCAACTTTGGAGACAACTTTGCGTTCTGTGATGAATCAGAATTTTGTAGACATAGAAATTCTAGTCATCGACGATGGTTCAGATGATGAAACTGTTGCTATTGCGCAGCGACTAGCGAAAGAAGACAGTCGTATTTATGTCTTTAGTTACCCAAACGGGGGTGTTTCAGCAAGCCGCAATCGAGGGATTTGTCACGCACAAGGTGAATATCTTAGTTTTATTGACGCGGACGATCTCTGGACTAGCAACAAGTTAGCAGCTCAGTATGAAGCCCTACAGATCCACAAGAAGGCGGCTGTAGCTTATAGTTGGACGGATAATATTGATGCCGAGGGTAATTTGGTTCAAGAAGGTATACGCACTCAGGCTGCAGGTTATATATTGCCTGAACTGCTTCAAATCAATCTGTTACAAAATGGGTCAAACCCCTTGATTAGACGTTTTGCTTTTGAGACTGTAGGTGGCTTCGATGAATCGTTACTCAATGCAGATGACTGGGATATGTGGCTGCGGTTGGCGCAGCACTATGAATTCGTACTGGTAGCTGAACCCCAAGTACTTTATCGTCGCAGTGAGACTTCTAAATCAGCTAAAGTATTGCGGATGGAGCAGCATGCAAGGCGCGTAATTGACAAGGCGTTTGCTCAAGCCCCAAAACAACTACAATCTCTAAAAGTAAAAAGTTTAGCTAACCTTTACAAGTATTTGGCATACAAGGCGCTTCAAGGTGTTCCTTCCGCCCTCGATAGGCAGAGAGTCTTATCTGCGCTGCGATTTTTGTTTACTTCCTACTATTATCAGCCTGTACTCCTTAAAAAGTGGAAACCACTGGTAAAGATGACTTTACGTAGTCTTGTTTGCCTTTCATTTCCTCCCAATCATGCTGAAAAAATTATCGCCCATTTTATCCCTTCACACATGCCATTTTAG
- a CDS encoding MBOAT family O-acyltransferase yields the protein MAVKTVGRKGKTFHAGRASKLFAGMERIDVGGIVLMLFNSFLFIFLFLPLCLGGYFWIGRLGSVTLSKGWLLLSSLVFYGYWNVTFIPLILVSIGVNYQLGRYLQEKRYKKKLSRIILCLGLFFNIGLIAYYKYTGFLLSWLPFSSLSTWLTQLFHVDSIILPLAISFYTFQQIAYLVDVYRGQTSSYSFLDYSLFVLFFPQLIAGPIVHHQEVIPQFDKLRNLLFSQKNFSLGCVAFFIGLSKKVIIADSISGWVALPFNHAVDLSFIEAWTAALSYTYQLYFDFSGYCDMAIGLGLMLNVRLPFNFNSPYKAASIIEFWHRWHITLSNFLRDYLYIPLGGNRLGETRRVINLMTTMLLGGLWHGAGWTYIVWGGFHGVCLSVNHVWGKVGFRLPKVVSWAITFLAVTVGWVIFRAQSLTDAGHILWVMTGVEGVLLPGKYRGSLGDLEKFGVRFNDLPSLDYFPGGQESLIVLAILTLWVVFLPNTQELVQRFRPRWWWGLFLSCLSVLTLLSMSRVTEFLYFQF from the coding sequence TTGGCAGTTAAGACGGTGGGGAGAAAGGGGAAGACTTTCCACGCAGGAAGGGCATCAAAACTATTTGCAGGCATGGAAAGAATTGATGTGGGAGGTATTGTACTGATGTTGTTTAATTCCTTCCTATTTATTTTTTTGTTCTTGCCTCTCTGTTTAGGAGGTTATTTCTGGATAGGCCGTTTGGGTTCAGTGACTCTCTCGAAAGGGTGGCTGTTGTTGTCTTCTCTAGTTTTTTACGGATATTGGAATGTTACATTCATACCATTAATACTTGTTTCGATAGGAGTAAATTATCAATTGGGAAGGTATCTTCAAGAGAAAAGATACAAGAAGAAACTTTCGAGAATAATTTTATGTTTGGGTTTGTTTTTTAATATCGGCCTCATTGCATACTACAAATATACAGGTTTCCTTCTGTCTTGGTTGCCTTTCTCATCATTGTCCACATGGCTAACTCAGCTATTCCACGTAGATAGCATTATCCTTCCGCTGGCAATTTCTTTCTATACATTCCAGCAAATTGCCTATCTAGTTGATGTGTATCGCGGACAAACTTCAAGTTACTCCTTTCTCGACTATAGTTTATTTGTGCTATTCTTCCCACAGCTAATTGCTGGTCCTATCGTCCATCATCAAGAAGTTATACCTCAGTTTGATAAACTGCGAAACTTGTTATTTTCTCAGAAAAACTTTTCCTTAGGCTGTGTAGCGTTTTTCATTGGTTTATCAAAAAAAGTTATCATCGCTGACAGTATTTCAGGATGGGTGGCACTGCCGTTCAATCATGCTGTTGATCTGAGCTTTATTGAGGCTTGGACAGCAGCGCTTAGCTACACTTATCAACTCTATTTTGATTTTTCTGGTTATTGTGATATGGCTATTGGGCTCGGACTGATGTTAAATGTAAGATTGCCATTCAACTTTAACTCTCCTTATAAGGCTGCTTCGATCATTGAATTCTGGCACCGCTGGCATATTACTTTGTCAAACTTCCTGAGGGATTATCTCTACATTCCGTTGGGAGGTAACCGTCTTGGAGAAACTCGCAGAGTTATCAATCTCATGACTACGATGCTGCTAGGTGGTCTTTGGCATGGTGCTGGATGGACTTATATCGTCTGGGGTGGATTTCATGGAGTATGCCTTAGTGTCAATCACGTTTGGGGAAAAGTGGGTTTTCGTTTGCCAAAAGTAGTATCATGGGCGATTACTTTTTTAGCTGTGACTGTAGGTTGGGTTATTTTTAGGGCTCAATCTCTTACAGATGCAGGTCATATTCTATGGGTCATGACAGGTGTAGAGGGGGTGCTGTTACCTGGGAAGTACCGTGGGTCATTAGGCGATCTAGAAAAGTTTGGTGTCCGATTTAACGATCTTCCTAGCTTGGATTATTTTCCGGGTGGTCAGGAGAGTCTCATCGTTCTAGCCATCTTGACCTTGTGGGTTGTATTTTTGCCTAATACACAGGAGCTAGTTCAGCGGTTTAGACCACGGTGGTGGTGGGGTTTATTTCTCAGTTGTTTGTCTGTGCTGACTTTGTTGTCAATGAGTCGAGTCACGGAGTTTCTTTACTTTCAGTTCTGA